A genomic window from Aethina tumida isolate Nest 87 chromosome 4, icAetTumi1.1, whole genome shotgun sequence includes:
- the LOC109606303 gene encoding COP9 signalosome complex subunit 8 isoform X2 yields MVVSDINKLAEDLEKQELEAPNGVVPPQIYEQLLAIYLYQNDLCNAKYLWKRIPASVKTATPELANIWDVAQSMWKRDFPAIYLALNAVNWSEPISEIMKQVQDVVRSRAVDLISQAYSSISLENVSAMTGLPLDICASACVEKGWHVEADTRMVHPVRVNKEQPSQPSSEDQLYKLTDFVSFLEN; encoded by the exons ATGGTTGTAAGTGATATTAACAAATTGGCCGAGGACCTCGAGAAACAGGAATTGGAG GCCCCCAACGGCGTTGTCCCACCTCAAATATACGAACAATTACTagctatatatttatatcaaaatgatCT ATGTAATGCAAAGTATTTATGGAAACGCATACCTGCGAGTGTTAAGACAGCCACCCCTGAACTAGCAAACATCTGGGATGTGGCCCAAAGTATGTGGAAACGCGACTTTCCAGCGATCTATCTAGCTTTAAATGCTGTAAATTGGTCAGAACCCATTTCGGAGATCATGAAACAGGTTCAAG ACGTGGTTAGAAGTAGAGCAGTAGACCTGATTTCTCAAGCTTATTCATCAATCTCATTGGAAAACGTTTCGGCGATGACGGGTTTGCCTTTGGACATTTGTGCCTCAGCTTGTGTTGAAAAGGGATGGCACGTGGAGGCGGACACCAGGATGGTACACCCTGTTAGGGTCAACAAAGAACAACCCAGTCAGCCCAGCAGTGAAGATCAGCTGTACAAGCTGACTGATTTTGTTTCGTTTCTTGAGAattga
- the LOC109606303 gene encoding COP9 signalosome complex subunit 8 isoform X1: MVVSDINKLAEDLEKQELEAPNGVVPPQIYEQLLAIYLYQNDLCNAKYLWKRIPASVKTATPELANIWDVAQSMWKRDFPAIYLALNAVNWSEPISEIMKQVQGILSDVVRSRAVDLISQAYSSISLENVSAMTGLPLDICASACVEKGWHVEADTRMVHPVRVNKEQPSQPSSEDQLYKLTDFVSFLEN; encoded by the exons ATGGTTGTAAGTGATATTAACAAATTGGCCGAGGACCTCGAGAAACAGGAATTGGAG GCCCCCAACGGCGTTGTCCCACCTCAAATATACGAACAATTACTagctatatatttatatcaaaatgatCT ATGTAATGCAAAGTATTTATGGAAACGCATACCTGCGAGTGTTAAGACAGCCACCCCTGAACTAGCAAACATCTGGGATGTGGCCCAAAGTATGTGGAAACGCGACTTTCCAGCGATCTATCTAGCTTTAAATGCTGTAAATTGGTCAGAACCCATTTCGGAGATCATGAAACAGGTTCAAG gcaTTTTATCAGACGTGGTTAGAAGTAGAGCAGTAGACCTGATTTCTCAAGCTTATTCATCAATCTCATTGGAAAACGTTTCGGCGATGACGGGTTTGCCTTTGGACATTTGTGCCTCAGCTTGTGTTGAAAAGGGATGGCACGTGGAGGCGGACACCAGGATGGTACACCCTGTTAGGGTCAACAAAGAACAACCCAGTCAGCCCAGCAGTGAAGATCAGCTGTACAAGCTGACTGATTTTGTTTCGTTTCTTGAGAattga